In Sphingobacterium thalpophilum, a genomic segment contains:
- a CDS encoding MmcQ/YjbR family DNA-binding protein has protein sequence MNIEDLREYCLSIGPVMEETPFGPDTLVFKVGGKIFLLVGLDQVDELRFNVKCNPEWAIELRERHEHTVLPGYHMNKKHWNTIIANRELDDRKLEELILHSYQLIVESLPVKIRQEISGR, from the coding sequence ATGAACATTGAAGATCTGAGAGAATACTGTTTGTCTATTGGGCCAGTTATGGAGGAGACGCCATTTGGTCCGGATACACTGGTATTTAAGGTTGGTGGCAAGATTTTTTTATTGGTGGGACTGGATCAGGTTGATGAGCTGCGGTTTAATGTGAAGTGTAATCCGGAGTGGGCAATTGAACTGCGTGAAAGGCATGAACACACAGTGCTTCCGGGGTATCATATGAATAAAAAGCATTGGAATACCATTATTGCTAATCGGGAACTTGATGATAGAAAGCTTGAAGAGTTAATTTTGCATAGCTATCAACTTATTGTCGAAAGCCTGCCTGTGAAGATTAGACAAGAAATAAGTGGACGCTAA
- a CDS encoding PCMD domain-containing protein, producing MTDPLSATQFGLPFNQIPLVLEGYYKYSPGATVTDENMKPVNTKDSCDIYAVFYNRKQLMDSEPDPKKKVSYLTGHNILKDPSIVAIARLENGGATATNGFVKFTLPFKYTAKVNDADVANLDYSIAIVMSSSKYGDNFIGAVGSKLTVDDLKIVTKK from the coding sequence TTGACAGATCCACTTTCGGCAACGCAGTTTGGTCTTCCTTTCAATCAGATACCGTTGGTTTTGGAAGGTTATTATAAATATAGTCCTGGCGCGACGGTGACGGACGAAAATATGAAGCCGGTCAATACCAAAGATTCCTGTGATATCTATGCGGTTTTTTATAATCGCAAGCAGCTGATGGATTCGGAGCCTGATCCGAAGAAGAAAGTTTCCTATTTGACTGGACATAATATTTTGAAAGATCCAAGTATAGTGGCTATAGCCAGGCTGGAAAATGGTGGCGCAACAGCGACCAATGGTTTTGTCAAGTTTACATTGCCATTTAAGTACACGGCGAAAGTAAATGATGCTGACGTTGCCAATTTGGATTATAGCATTGCTATTGTGATGTCTTCGAGTAAATATGGTGATAATTTTATTGGTGCTGTCGGTAGTAAGTTAACGGTGGATGATCTCAAAATTGTAACGAAGAAATAA
- a CDS encoding porin family protein: MIKYTIAVAAMVLIGSVANAQENTSGESKLGFDVMVGGKIGGAAPLSLPREIRKIKSYNPNVPFFVGARANYRIDPKWGVSLGLVFEGKGMDTKATVKGYKTTFNAVNAAKEELRGYYTGDITTKVHNLYLSVPIQATYQLSNRWNVQAGPYISFAVKKEFYGEAYNGYLRHEEPTGNKIVVDNADYDFSESVRSIDVGMSLGAHYAIDKRFFALAQLDYGFNNIMKTGFESISFGLHNIFMNVGIGYKLK, translated from the coding sequence ATGATAAAATATACAATCGCAGTGGCTGCGATGGTTTTGATAGGGTCTGTTGCAAATGCGCAGGAAAATACATCGGGTGAAAGTAAATTAGGTTTTGATGTGATGGTTGGCGGTAAGATCGGCGGAGCCGCACCGCTTTCACTGCCACGTGAAATCCGAAAAATTAAAAGCTATAATCCGAATGTTCCCTTTTTTGTCGGAGCAAGGGCAAACTATCGTATTGATCCCAAATGGGGAGTATCTTTGGGTCTCGTCTTCGAAGGAAAGGGAATGGATACGAAAGCGACTGTTAAAGGATACAAGACGACATTCAATGCTGTGAATGCTGCAAAAGAGGAGCTGAGAGGTTATTATACGGGTGATATTACAACCAAAGTGCATAATCTGTATCTGTCTGTGCCGATTCAAGCGACTTATCAGCTTTCAAATCGTTGGAATGTGCAGGCAGGACCTTATATTTCTTTTGCGGTAAAAAAGGAATTCTATGGCGAGGCTTACAATGGCTATCTTAGACATGAAGAACCTACTGGAAATAAGATTGTTGTGGATAATGCTGATTATGATTTCTCGGAAAGTGTTAGGAGTATTGATGTTGGAATGAGTTTGGGAGCCCATTATGCTATTGACAAAAGATTTTTTGCGTTGGCACAGTTGGATTATGGCTTCAATAATATTATGAAAACCGGATTTGAAAGTATTAGTTTTGGATTGCATAATATCTTTATGAATGTCGGTATAGGTTATAAATTGAAATAG
- a CDS encoding isopenicillin N synthase family oxygenase: protein MALVNIPRLDLLHYTQGTQEQRNQFIQDIGKAFNETGFVTIANHGLSKELIEELYQVVPEFFGLPTETKEKYEFPELAGQRGYTAKGREKAKDAKTPDLKEFWQRGQTIVGEEYSKADFPDNPEVAEIPRFNGVTAEVYKKLEDTGRDLLKAIATYLDLEEDYFEKYVINGNSILRAIHYFPISDPDALSPDAVRAGAHEDINLITLLIGASADGLEVLTKDGEWFPIKAKGEDIVINVGDMLQRLTNNKLKSTTHRVVNPPREKMGTSRFSIPFFLHPKSAMSLASLDSCIDAEHPKVYEDYTAGQYLDERLREIGLKM from the coding sequence ATGGCTTTAGTAAACATACCTCGCTTGGACTTGCTACATTATACTCAAGGAACCCAAGAACAACGAAATCAATTCATCCAAGATATTGGCAAGGCTTTTAACGAAACGGGCTTTGTAACGATTGCAAATCATGGCTTATCAAAAGAGCTGATTGAAGAATTATATCAGGTAGTGCCTGAGTTTTTTGGTTTGCCGACCGAGACGAAGGAAAAATATGAATTTCCAGAACTTGCAGGTCAACGTGGCTATACAGCAAAAGGAAGAGAAAAAGCGAAAGATGCGAAGACTCCTGATTTAAAGGAATTTTGGCAACGCGGTCAAACGATCGTTGGTGAAGAATACTCCAAAGCAGATTTTCCGGACAATCCTGAAGTGGCTGAAATACCTCGCTTTAATGGTGTGACAGCGGAGGTCTATAAAAAATTAGAAGATACAGGCCGGGACTTATTAAAAGCGATTGCTACCTACCTTGATCTGGAAGAAGATTACTTTGAAAAATATGTTATCAATGGTAATTCTATTCTACGTGCAATACACTACTTTCCAATCAGCGATCCTGATGCCTTATCTCCAGATGCCGTACGTGCAGGCGCTCACGAAGATATCAACCTTATCACCTTATTGATTGGGGCTAGTGCGGATGGACTTGAAGTATTGACAAAAGACGGAGAATGGTTCCCTATCAAAGCCAAAGGTGAAGATATCGTCATCAATGTGGGTGATATGTTGCAACGGTTAACAAACAATAAGTTGAAATCTACTACGCATCGCGTAGTAAACCCGCCACGTGAAAAAATGGGCACTTCCCGTTTTTCTATCCCATTCTTTTTACATCCAAAATCCGCCATGAGTTTGGCTTCATTAGATTCCTGCATCGATGCAGAACACCCGAAAGTCTACGAAGATTATACCGCTGGTCAATACCTGGATGAACGCTTAAGAGAAATCGGATTAAAAATGTAA
- a CDS encoding MarR family winged helix-turn-helix transcriptional regulator has product MNQNQTIDYFLKTGWQTIANKYNQIASQYGFTQAAGYILINIHKEGTPVSQIANLTGVKTTSLSRVLNNLESLGFIYRETSETDKRSVKVYLTELGREKRRIAKDVVRNFNQYLADNFSENERDQLIASLAKLNELATSYKEEVIV; this is encoded by the coding sequence ATGAACCAAAATCAGACAATCGACTATTTTTTAAAAACAGGTTGGCAGACAATTGCCAATAAATATAATCAAATTGCTTCGCAGTACGGTTTTACCCAGGCCGCAGGTTATATTTTGATTAACATTCATAAAGAGGGTACACCTGTTTCTCAGATTGCAAATTTGACAGGAGTTAAAACAACTAGTTTGTCTCGGGTGTTGAATAATTTGGAGTCATTGGGATTTATATACCGTGAGACGAGTGAGACCGACAAGAGGTCAGTAAAAGTATACTTGACTGAATTGGGTCGGGAGAAAAGAAGAATTGCCAAGGATGTGGTGCGTAATTTCAATCAATACTTAGCGGATAATTTTTCAGAAAATGAACGTGATCAATTGATTGCTTCTTTAGCGAAACTCAATGAGCTTGCAACCAGTTACAAGGAAGAAGTAATCGTTTAG
- a CDS encoding 3-hydroxyacyl-CoA dehydrogenase NAD-binding domain-containing protein, producing the protein MMNRNIRKVAVLGSGVMGSRIACHFANIGVEVLLLDIVPRELLPAEQAKGLTLESKVVRDRIVNSSLETALKTNPSPIYSKSFVRRIKTGNFDDNLKDIAHVDWIIEVVVERLDVKKSVFERVEQFRKPGTLITSNTSGIPIHLMTADRSEDFKDHFCGTHFFNPPRYLPLLEVIPTPHTKPEVVDFILHFGDKMLGKSVVLCKDTPAFIGNRIGVYSMLAVTHLVEPLGLTVEEVDKYTGPAMGHPKSATFRTADVVGLDTLVNVANGLAQNAPEDEAKGVFQLPTFISKMVENKWLGEKTKKGFYEKVKAADGNSEILSLNLKTLEFGSQQKVKSATLEATKPVEDIRKRMKVYEQGGDKAAELFRAMHYPLFEYVSRRVPEITDDFFRIDDAMRAGFGWELGPFEVWDALGVRETLAKIKAEEKRLPGQDGEVASWVHEMLEAGCESFYKIENGVRHYYDIATKSYKAIPGTEDLIVLDHIRESNTIWKNTGVSIIDLGDGIINCEFHTKMNTIGGDVIQGLNKAIDLAEKEYRGLVVSNDGKNFSAGANIGMIFMMAVEQDFDELNMAVRAFQNTSMRLRYSSIPVVVAPFQMTLGGGCEFSMHADFVQAHAETYMGLVELGVGVIPGGGGTKEFTLRASEEFKEDQIVQNTLKDKFLTIGQAKVSTSAYEAYELGYLQKDKFAITMNRARLLADAKAKALELADAGYVQPAPRNDIKVLGNQGLGIVYVGASSMREGNYISDYDRKISEKLGWVMCGGNLSSPTEVSEQYLLDLERKTFLELCAERKTLERIQFMLTKGKPLRN; encoded by the coding sequence ATGATGAACAGAAATATTAGAAAAGTGGCGGTTCTCGGTTCGGGTGTTATGGGCTCGCGAATTGCTTGTCATTTTGCTAACATTGGTGTTGAGGTTTTATTGTTGGATATCGTTCCACGTGAACTGCTGCCAGCGGAACAAGCCAAAGGTCTCACGCTGGAGAGTAAGGTTGTTCGGGACCGAATTGTCAACAGCTCCCTAGAAACGGCTTTAAAAACAAACCCTTCGCCAATTTATAGCAAGTCATTTGTCAGACGTATCAAAACAGGTAATTTTGATGATAATCTAAAAGACATTGCTCATGTGGACTGGATCATAGAGGTTGTTGTTGAGCGACTTGATGTTAAAAAGTCTGTTTTTGAGCGTGTTGAGCAATTTCGTAAACCAGGAACATTGATTACTTCCAATACTTCTGGTATTCCTATTCATTTAATGACAGCGGACAGAAGTGAAGATTTTAAAGATCATTTCTGCGGTACACACTTCTTCAATCCGCCACGCTATCTTCCTTTATTGGAGGTTATTCCCACACCGCACACGAAGCCTGAGGTCGTTGACTTTATTCTTCATTTTGGCGATAAGATGCTGGGAAAATCTGTTGTATTATGTAAAGATACACCTGCATTTATTGGTAATCGTATCGGTGTTTATTCGATGTTGGCAGTTACTCATTTGGTAGAACCTCTTGGGTTGACAGTGGAAGAGGTCGACAAATATACCGGTCCTGCAATGGGGCATCCTAAATCGGCAACTTTTCGTACGGCTGATGTTGTAGGGCTTGATACCCTGGTGAATGTTGCCAATGGACTCGCACAGAATGCGCCTGAAGATGAAGCCAAGGGTGTCTTTCAACTTCCAACATTCATCAGTAAGATGGTAGAGAATAAATGGTTGGGTGAGAAAACCAAGAAAGGGTTTTATGAAAAAGTAAAAGCTGCCGATGGTAATTCGGAGATTTTGTCTCTAAATCTAAAAACACTGGAATTTGGTTCACAGCAAAAAGTGAAATCAGCAACTTTGGAAGCCACCAAGCCTGTGGAGGATATCCGCAAGCGGATGAAAGTATATGAACAAGGGGGAGATAAAGCGGCGGAACTTTTCCGTGCCATGCATTATCCATTGTTTGAATATGTATCTCGCCGTGTTCCCGAAATTACAGATGACTTCTTCCGCATTGATGATGCCATGCGTGCTGGATTTGGTTGGGAGTTAGGACCATTTGAAGTATGGGATGCGCTAGGTGTCCGAGAGACCTTAGCTAAAATTAAGGCCGAAGAAAAACGACTTCCAGGTCAGGATGGGGAGGTTGCTTCCTGGGTACACGAGATGTTGGAGGCGGGATGTGAATCATTCTATAAAATTGAAAATGGTGTACGTCACTATTATGATATTGCGACCAAATCTTATAAAGCTATTCCCGGAACGGAAGATCTGATCGTATTGGATCATATTCGGGAAAGTAATACAATCTGGAAAAATACAGGGGTTTCTATTATTGATCTTGGCGATGGTATCATTAACTGTGAATTTCATACCAAGATGAATACCATCGGCGGAGATGTTATCCAGGGCTTGAATAAAGCTATTGATCTCGCTGAAAAGGAATATCGCGGTTTAGTGGTGTCCAATGATGGGAAGAACTTTTCTGCTGGCGCCAACATTGGAATGATTTTCATGATGGCCGTAGAACAGGATTTTGATGAATTGAATATGGCCGTCCGTGCCTTTCAAAATACATCCATGCGCTTACGCTATTCGTCAATTCCTGTAGTCGTTGCGCCATTTCAAATGACCCTCGGTGGGGGCTGTGAATTCTCCATGCATGCTGATTTTGTGCAGGCTCACGCCGAAACCTATATGGGCTTGGTTGAACTTGGCGTTGGTGTTATTCCCGGTGGCGGTGGAACCAAAGAGTTTACACTACGTGCCTCGGAGGAATTTAAGGAGGATCAGATTGTTCAAAATACTTTAAAAGATAAATTCCTGACCATTGGGCAGGCGAAAGTTTCGACTTCTGCTTATGAAGCCTATGAACTAGGCTATTTGCAGAAAGATAAATTTGCAATTACAATGAACCGTGCCCGCCTTTTGGCAGATGCCAAAGCAAAGGCATTGGAATTGGCTGATGCGGGTTATGTTCAGCCTGCTCCACGCAATGATATTAAGGTTTTAGGAAACCAAGGATTAGGGATCGTGTATGTGGGGGCTTCATCGATGCGTGAAGGTAATTATATCTCTGATTATGATCGAAAGATCTCAGAAAAACTAGGCTGGGTGATGTGTGGTGGAAATTTATCGTCACCGACCGAAGTATCTGAACAGTATCTACTGGATCTTGAGCGTAAAACTTTCCTTGAGCTTTGTGCCGAACGCAAAACGCTTGAAAGGATTCAATTTATGCTGACCAAGGGTAAGCCTTTACGGAACTAA